One genomic segment of Tripterygium wilfordii isolate XIE 37 chromosome 9, ASM1340144v1, whole genome shotgun sequence includes these proteins:
- the LOC120005468 gene encoding wiskott-Aldrich syndrome protein family member 1: MKTHHPKPRPLFSCGFFRHCTQTVLSPTAPHSPSLPLTSSASPPPPPPPPPPPPLPPPPPPLPSNPHPESSSSSSSTSQSFTQWKFPLPTSPLHPQRHISDPKPDLSSPGDPLPISLPIPFTNIHEVFHVAELQLIGAETDSDLLSALHLLERSLVPNPSSDPVCPPNLMLGVVKNLRSEAGAKPATKILLALCLAECNRLVAVEAGAVGAVVETAMELEAASAERALAALELMCTLLEGAAAMRVHALAVPVMVAMMGKMGGRGKEYAMSVLAVIYGGGGGENEETAVTAPPEEVARAVVLALQGESTQRGRRKGAHLLKVLEEYGRPDLTENGHMI; this comes from the coding sequence CAGCCCCTCATTCTCCTTCTCTCCCACTCACCTCATCTgcctcaccaccaccaccacctccacctccacctccaccaccccTTCCTCCGCCTCCACCCCCACTGCCTTCTAATCCACATCCTgaatcctcctcctcttcctcatcCACTTCACAAAGTTTCACTCAGTGGAAGTTTCCTCTCCCAACCTCGCCTCTTCATCCCCAACGCCACATATCCGACCCGAAACCCGATCTCTCTAGCCCGGGCGACCCGTTACCGATATCGCTACCGATTCCCTTCACCAACATCCATGAAGTCTTCCACGTGGCCGAGCTTCAGCTTATCGGCGCTGAGACTGACTCCGACCTACTCTCCGCTCTCCATCTCCTTGAGCGGTCACTCGTCCCGAATCCATCTTCGGACCCGGTTTGCCCGCCGAATTTGATGCTTGGAGTAGTTAAAAATTTAAGAAGCGAGGCGGGGGCAAAACCGGCAACAAAAATTTTACTAGCACTTTGTTTGGCCGAGTGCAACCGCCTGGTGGCAGTAGAGGCCGGGGCAGTGGGGGCGGTGGTAGAGACTGCGATGGAGCTTGAAGCGGCTTCGGCAGAGCGAGCATTGGCGGCATTGGAACTAATGTGCACGCTGCTGGAAGGAGCAGCGGCGATGCGGGTCCACGCGCTTGCGGTGCCGGTGATGGTGGCAATGATGGGGAAAATGGGCGGGAGGGGGAAGGAGTACGCTATGAGTGTGCTTGCCGTGATTTACGGTGGTGGAGGCGGAGAAAATGAGGAGACTGCGGTGACTGCTCCACCAGAGGAGGTGGCGCGTGCAGTTGTGTTGGCATTACAAGGGGAGAGTACTCAGAGAGGGAGGAGGAAAGGGGCCCACCTATTGAAGGTGCTAGAAGAGTATGGACGGCCAGATTTGACCGAGAATGGGCATATGATTTGA